In Polaromonas sp. JS666, one genomic interval encodes:
- a CDS encoding DAHL domain-containing protein, whose translation MTWLPMAAATAILMSVLVFLYDKTQSFGGPDYFENVVLLRHLKQLDAEWELDVMKSKVGINTHYDPLADSLIELNRLLEKLKADMGTQKHADAAALAEGHAALFRAIQEKSVLIEQFKSNNAVLRNSLAFLPTAATDVEQSVGQTSESAQSAARRALISVNKLLLASLLYSQSASDDKGSEIQAELSQLEAGLHVLPSDVRERLEIFGAHVRTILREQKVVNQLLGSITVVPTATRIDELNNTLSAEQQRATIQSGQYRGYLLIFSAVMVALLLYAAIRLVRSHAVINRVNEELQDANENLEQRVQELHQTQSELVATARQAGMAEMATNVLHNVGNILNSVNVSADLVGSTLRTSRTHGLTRAVQLMNEHAADLGDFLTRDDKGKMLPDYLSGIARALTQEQQDMLKELGHLTRSIDHIKDVVATQQSYAGVSSIIVPVQICDLVEDALRMNGGALARHQVTVVKEFAQVPVVRLDRARVLQILVNLISNAKNAMAGMTGGSHRITLRVDVAAGSSLRVSVRDEGEGIMEENLTRIFAHGFTTRKAGHGFGLHSCALAARQMGGALTALSDGPGKGATFTLVLPIDAVQAES comes from the coding sequence TTGACCTGGTTACCGATGGCGGCTGCAACCGCCATCCTGATGTCTGTTCTGGTTTTCCTCTATGACAAAACGCAAAGCTTTGGTGGACCCGATTACTTTGAGAATGTCGTCCTGCTAAGGCATCTCAAGCAACTGGATGCCGAATGGGAACTGGACGTTATGAAGTCCAAGGTCGGCATCAACACGCACTACGATCCCCTGGCCGACTCCCTGATCGAATTGAACCGGCTGCTGGAGAAACTCAAGGCGGACATGGGGACCCAAAAACACGCCGACGCCGCTGCGTTGGCAGAGGGCCATGCGGCGCTGTTCCGCGCCATCCAGGAAAAATCCGTCCTGATCGAACAGTTCAAATCGAACAACGCGGTTCTGCGTAACTCGCTGGCCTTCTTGCCGACTGCGGCAACGGACGTCGAACAGTCGGTCGGGCAAACCAGTGAAAGCGCGCAGTCGGCAGCCAGACGCGCCTTGATCAGCGTGAACAAGCTGCTGCTCGCCAGCCTGCTGTATAGCCAGAGCGCATCGGATGACAAGGGTTCTGAAATCCAGGCTGAGTTGAGCCAGCTTGAAGCCGGTTTGCATGTTCTTCCATCGGATGTCAGGGAGAGGCTGGAAATTTTCGGCGCGCATGTCCGCACCATCCTGCGCGAGCAAAAGGTCGTCAATCAACTTCTCGGCAGTATTACTGTCGTGCCGACGGCAACCCGTATCGATGAGCTCAACAACACGTTGAGCGCTGAACAGCAACGCGCCACGATACAGAGCGGGCAGTATCGTGGGTACCTGCTGATTTTCTCGGCGGTGATGGTGGCGCTGCTGCTGTATGCGGCGATCCGCCTGGTGCGCAGTCACGCCGTGATCAACCGCGTCAACGAGGAACTCCAGGACGCCAATGAAAATCTGGAGCAACGGGTTCAGGAACTGCACCAGACGCAAAGTGAACTGGTCGCCACGGCGCGCCAGGCCGGCATGGCGGAGATGGCCACCAACGTGCTGCACAACGTGGGCAACATCCTCAACAGCGTCAACGTCTCCGCCGACCTGGTCGGCAGCACGCTGCGCACCTCCAGGACCCATGGTTTGACGCGGGCCGTGCAATTAATGAACGAGCACGCGGCGGACCTGGGCGATTTTCTGACCCGTGACGACAAGGGCAAGATGCTGCCCGACTACCTGAGCGGGATTGCGCGAGCCCTGACGCAGGAGCAGCAAGACATGCTTAAGGAACTGGGGCACCTCACCCGAAGCATCGATCACATCAAGGACGTGGTGGCCACCCAGCAATCCTACGCAGGGGTGTCCAGCATCATCGTGCCGGTCCAGATATGCGATCTGGTGGAGGATGCCCTGCGCATGAATGGCGGAGCACTCGCGCGCCATCAGGTGACCGTGGTCAAGGAGTTTGCGCAGGTACCGGTGGTACGGCTCGACCGGGCGCGCGTGCTGCAGATCCTGGTGAACCTGATCAGCAACGCCAAGAATGCCATGGCGGGCATGACGGGTGGATCGCACCGGATCACACTGCGTGTGGACGTCGCCGCCGGCTCCAGTTTGCGGGTATCCGTCAGGGATGAGGGCGAGGGCATCATGGAGGAGAACCTGACGCGGATCTTCGCGCACGGATTCACCACCCGCAAGGCAGGCCACGGCTTCGGGCTGCACAGCTGCGCGCTGGCGGCCAGGCAGATGGGCGGCGCCCTCACGGCCCTCAGCGACGGCCCCGGCAAGGGCGCGACCTTCACGCTGGTACTGCCGATCGACGCAGTGCAGGCCGAGTCATGA
- a CDS encoding DSD1 family PLP-dependent enzyme — protein MNTSPFEPLETPALLLDTARMDRNIERMRGRMTRHGVHFRPHVKTNKCMDVTQRLLDAGARGITVSTLREAEYFSERGITDILYAVCLSPNKLAHALRLRRQGIRLTVIVDSVEMALQLNPERIQGDDRLDVLIEIDCDGHRSGVQPDSPALLAIAQALQSQGLAVGGVMTHAGDSYICRSTEAIVAMAEQERAGAVQAARRLRAAGHACPVVSVGSTPTALFAENLDGVTEVRAGVFVFFDLVMAGLGVCRTDEIALSVLTTVIGHQKDKGWTVTDAGWMAMSRDRGTSRQSLDQGYGVVCGVDGAPLEDLIMVDANQEHGIIARRPGSTAGPSPFLPIGSQLRILPNHACATAAQFPCYQALDGEQRLAGTWQRFYGW, from the coding sequence ATGAACACCAGCCCCTTTGAGCCTCTCGAAACCCCCGCGCTGCTGCTGGACACAGCGCGCATGGACCGCAACATCGAACGCATGCGCGGGCGCATGACGCGCCACGGCGTTCACTTCCGCCCGCACGTCAAGACCAACAAGTGCATGGACGTGACGCAGCGCCTGCTTGACGCCGGCGCCCGCGGCATCACGGTCTCCACCCTGCGCGAGGCCGAGTATTTCAGCGAGCGCGGCATCACCGACATCCTGTATGCGGTGTGCCTGTCGCCCAACAAGCTGGCGCATGCGCTGCGCCTGCGCCGGCAGGGCATCCGGCTGACGGTGATCGTGGACAGCGTGGAGATGGCGCTGCAGCTCAACCCGGAAAGGATTCAGGGAGACGACCGGCTGGATGTGCTAATCGAGATCGACTGCGACGGACACCGCTCCGGGGTTCAGCCCGACTCGCCCGCGCTGCTGGCCATTGCCCAAGCGCTGCAGTCACAGGGACTGGCGGTGGGCGGCGTGATGACCCACGCAGGCGACTCCTACATCTGCCGCAGCACCGAGGCCATCGTGGCCATGGCCGAGCAGGAGCGCGCCGGCGCCGTGCAGGCGGCGAGGCGCCTGCGCGCGGCCGGCCATGCCTGCCCGGTGGTCAGCGTGGGCTCCACGCCGACCGCGCTGTTTGCCGAGAACCTTGATGGCGTGACCGAGGTGCGCGCCGGCGTGTTTGTCTTTTTTGACCTCGTGATGGCCGGCCTCGGCGTTTGCCGCACCGACGAGATTGCGCTGTCGGTGCTGACCACTGTGATCGGCCACCAGAAGGACAAGGGCTGGACGGTGACCGACGCGGGCTGGATGGCCATGTCGCGCGACCGGGGCACATCGCGGCAAAGCCTTGACCAGGGCTACGGCGTGGTCTGCGGTGTCGATGGCGCTCCGCTGGAAGACCTGATCATGGTCGATGCCAACCAGGAACACGGCATCATCGCCCGCCGGCCGGGCAGCACGGCGGGCCCGTCACCCTTCCTGCCGATTGGCAGCCAGCTCCGCATCCTGCCCAACCATGCCTGCGCCACGGCGGCACAGTTCCCCTGTTATCAGGCGCTGGACGGGGAGCAGCGGCTCGCCGGCACCTGGCAACGCTTTTACGGCTGGTAG
- a CDS encoding sensor histidine kinase, with the protein MNPQQNRRILLVDDMPSIHEDFRKILAARPAARDLDDAEAALFGQAAAPSGDGFELDSAYQGQEGVARVEASVQAGRPYAMAFVDMRMPPGWDGVETVERLWRIDPRVQVVICTAYSDYPWEEVLARLDVQDRLLIVKKPFDMIEVSQLARTLTAKWDLARQAALQMNSLEEAVRELTATEAALRQSNKELEAFAYAVSHDLRTPLSIMNAFSNLLARELDGHASETVLHYLSRIQASAVVGSQLIEALLSLAQASRVELHMEPVDLSAISRQLLGEYRNVGPPREASITVQDGLWVHGDRRLIRTAMQHLLDNAWKFSSLRSHAEIEVGRLDGADGEAVFFVRDNGCGFDMAYAGKLFGTFQRLHAVHEFPGTGAGLVTVSRIVGRHGGRVWADSRPDEGATFYFTLPSASRQGPTRESHTEPQENRSAP; encoded by the coding sequence ATGAACCCGCAGCAGAACCGGCGCATTTTGCTGGTCGATGACATGCCCTCCATCCATGAGGACTTCCGCAAGATCCTCGCGGCCAGGCCGGCGGCGCGCGATCTGGACGATGCCGAAGCGGCCCTGTTTGGCCAGGCCGCAGCGCCGTCCGGTGACGGCTTCGAACTGGACTCGGCCTACCAGGGGCAGGAAGGCGTGGCCAGGGTCGAAGCCTCCGTTCAAGCCGGCCGTCCTTATGCCATGGCCTTTGTGGACATGCGCATGCCCCCGGGCTGGGACGGCGTGGAGACGGTAGAGCGGCTCTGGCGCATCGACCCGCGGGTGCAGGTCGTGATCTGCACGGCCTATTCCGACTACCCCTGGGAGGAAGTGCTGGCGCGGCTGGACGTGCAGGATCGCCTGCTCATCGTCAAAAAGCCGTTCGACATGATCGAGGTCAGCCAGCTGGCCAGGACGCTGACCGCCAAATGGGACCTGGCGCGCCAGGCGGCGTTGCAGATGAACAGCCTGGAAGAGGCCGTGCGGGAGCTCACGGCAACCGAAGCGGCCCTGCGCCAATCCAACAAGGAGCTTGAGGCGTTTGCGTACGCCGTATCGCATGACCTGCGCACGCCGCTGAGCATCATGAATGCGTTCAGCAATCTGCTGGCCAGGGAACTGGACGGCCATGCCAGCGAGACGGTGCTGCACTACCTGTCCAGAATTCAGGCCAGTGCCGTGGTGGGGTCGCAACTGATCGAAGCCCTGTTGTCCCTGGCCCAGGCATCGCGTGTCGAGCTGCACATGGAGCCAGTCGATCTGAGCGCCATCTCGCGCCAGCTCCTGGGCGAATACCGCAACGTTGGTCCGCCGCGCGAGGCGTCCATCACCGTTCAGGATGGCTTGTGGGTCCACGGCGACCGACGCCTGATCCGAACCGCGATGCAGCACCTGCTGGACAACGCATGGAAGTTCTCGTCCCTGCGGAGCCATGCCGAGATCGAGGTCGGCAGGCTGGACGGCGCCGACGGCGAGGCGGTGTTCTTCGTGCGAGACAACGGTTGCGGTTTCGACATGGCTTATGCCGGCAAGCTGTTCGGCACCTTCCAGCGGCTCCACGCGGTCCATGAGTTTCCCGGAACCGGCGCGGGACTGGTCACCGTGAGCCGGATTGTCGGCCGGCACGGCGGCCGGGTCTGGGCCGATTCCAGACCTGACGAAGGTGCCACGTTTTACTTCACGCTCCCTTCGGCCTCCCGGCAAGGCCCGACCCGTGAAAGCCACACCGAACCACAAGAAAACAGGAGCGCGCCATGA
- a CDS encoding DSD1 family PLP-dependent enzyme has protein sequence MTPWRAAQPGDSLDAVDTPALVLDLDAFERNLHRMADALKGSQVRLRPHAKSHKCPEIALRQIALGAVGVCCQKVSEAAVFVAAGVRDVLITNEVVGPVKIRHLMELARTAHLGVLVDHASQVPALAAAAQAHSVTLDVYVEVDVGAHRCGVAPGAEAAQLARLVVASPPLRFAGLQCYHGPAQHLRTPRERAQAIGDAVRRVRQTLAAIEACGIAVKCVTGAGTGTFLHERDSGVYNELQAGSYVFMDRDYGDNQRGEGDVAFEHALFIKTTVMSRPTAERAVVDSGLKASSIDSGLPVVWQRPELRYAKAADEHGVILTPDAAALSLGDALMLVPGHCDPTVNLYDELVCVRGQRVEALWPVAARGALL, from the coding sequence ATGACGCCATGGAGGGCTGCACAGCCCGGCGATTCGCTGGACGCGGTGGACACGCCCGCGCTGGTCCTGGACCTGGACGCGTTCGAGCGTAACCTGCACCGCATGGCGGATGCCCTCAAGGGAAGCCAGGTGCGCCTGCGCCCGCACGCCAAGAGCCACAAGTGCCCGGAGATTGCGCTGCGCCAGATCGCGCTGGGTGCCGTCGGCGTCTGCTGCCAGAAAGTCAGCGAGGCGGCGGTGTTTGTCGCGGCCGGTGTGCGCGATGTGTTGATCACCAATGAGGTGGTCGGCCCGGTCAAGATCCGCCACCTGATGGAGCTGGCGCGCACCGCGCACCTGGGCGTGCTGGTCGACCATGCGTCGCAGGTGCCGGCGCTGGCTGCCGCCGCGCAGGCGCACAGCGTCACGCTCGATGTGTATGTGGAGGTGGATGTGGGCGCGCACCGCTGCGGCGTGGCGCCAGGGGCCGAGGCCGCGCAGCTGGCCCGCCTGGTGGTCGCCTCGCCGCCCCTGCGCTTTGCCGGCCTGCAGTGCTATCACGGCCCTGCGCAGCATCTGCGCACGCCGCGGGAACGTGCCCAGGCCATTGGCGATGCCGTCCGGCGGGTTCGCCAGACGCTGGCGGCGATTGAGGCCTGCGGCATTGCCGTGAAGTGTGTCACCGGCGCAGGCACCGGCACCTTTCTGCACGAACGGGACTCGGGCGTCTACAACGAACTGCAGGCGGGCTCCTATGTGTTCATGGACCGCGACTATGGTGACAACCAGCGCGGCGAAGGCGATGTCGCGTTTGAACATGCGCTGTTCATCAAGACCACCGTGATGAGCCGGCCCACCGCCGAGCGCGCCGTGGTCGACAGCGGCCTCAAGGCGTCCAGCATCGATTCCGGCCTGCCCGTCGTGTGGCAACGGCCCGAGCTGCGTTATGCCAAGGCTGCCGACGAGCACGGCGTCATCCTGACGCCGGATGCGGCTGCCCTGTCGCTGGGCGACGCGCTGATGCTGGTGCCCGGCCATTGCGATCCGACCGTCAACCTCTATGACGAACTGGTGTGTGTGCGCGGCCAGCGCGTCGAGGCGCTGTGGCCGGTCGCAGCGCGCGGTGCGCTGCTCTGA
- a CDS encoding RidA family protein, translating into MKLISCGEVPAPGGHYSHAVEAGGLVFVSGMLPSGNNQPPAPFEAQVQSALDHCSAVLAAAGCGFDDVVQATVYLVGVEHWPAFNQLYAERFGSHRPARAVVPVPALHHGFLVEIQMVAERPGRA; encoded by the coding sequence ATGAAACTCATTTCCTGCGGCGAGGTGCCGGCGCCCGGCGGCCACTATTCACATGCGGTGGAAGCCGGCGGCCTGGTGTTTGTCTCGGGCATGCTGCCGTCCGGCAACAACCAGCCGCCCGCGCCCTTCGAAGCCCAGGTGCAGTCGGCGCTGGACCACTGCAGCGCCGTGCTGGCTGCGGCGGGCTGCGGGTTCGATGATGTGGTGCAGGCCACGGTGTACCTGGTGGGCGTGGAGCACTGGCCGGCGTTCAACCAGTTGTATGCCGAGCGCTTCGGCAGCCACCGCCCGGCGCGGGCCGTGGTGCCGGTGCCGGCGCTGCACCACGGTTTCCTGGTCGAGATCCAGATGGTGGCCGAGCGGCCAGGCCGGGCCTGA
- a CDS encoding Bug family tripartite tricarboxylate transporter substrate binding protein, giving the protein MRRQSLLASIFFAALAAFALPGHAAYPDKPIRLIVPSAPGGAPDVLMRALAQQLSVQMGVPFVIDNKPGASYVIGTMDLVRSPADGYTLAYGNVVSLATNRSLLPNIPYDIDKDLTLISNAVRVVNLMVVNNSVPASTVPELIAYAKKNPGKLAFASDGNGTTAHLGVELFKSMTNTYMLHVPYKAATSAVTDLIGGGVQLMMINSPVAGPHAQAGRVRALGISGSQRSTTYPQIPAIAETVPGFEVVAWGGLIGPANMPKDIVTRLNTEIRTALANPAVKERFRTLGSETDPSTPEEFRELSRRETEKWARVIKASGAKVD; this is encoded by the coding sequence ATGCGTCGCCAATCCCTGCTAGCCAGCATTTTCTTCGCCGCGCTTGCGGCCTTCGCCCTGCCCGGCCATGCCGCCTATCCGGACAAGCCCATCCGCCTGATCGTGCCGTCGGCGCCGGGGGGCGCGCCCGACGTGCTGATGCGGGCGCTGGCCCAGCAGCTGTCGGTCCAGATGGGCGTGCCGTTCGTGATCGACAACAAGCCGGGCGCCTCCTACGTGATCGGCACCATGGACCTGGTGCGCTCGCCGGCGGATGGCTACACGCTGGCCTATGGCAACGTGGTGTCCCTGGCTACCAACCGCTCGCTGCTGCCGAACATTCCCTACGACATTGACAAGGACCTGACCCTGATCTCCAATGCGGTACGCGTGGTCAACCTGATGGTGGTGAACAACAGCGTGCCGGCCAGCACCGTGCCGGAACTGATCGCCTACGCGAAGAAAAACCCCGGCAAGCTGGCCTTTGCCTCGGATGGCAACGGCACCACCGCCCACCTGGGCGTGGAGCTGTTCAAGTCGATGACCAACACCTACATGCTGCATGTGCCGTACAAGGCCGCGACGTCGGCCGTCACCGACCTGATCGGCGGCGGCGTGCAGCTGATGATGATCAACTCGCCGGTGGCCGGGCCGCATGCCCAGGCCGGCCGTGTGCGGGCATTGGGCATTTCGGGCAGCCAGCGCTCCACTACCTACCCGCAGATTCCGGCCATCGCGGAAACCGTGCCGGGTTTTGAAGTGGTGGCCTGGGGTGGCCTGATCGGGCCGGCCAACATGCCCAAGGACATCGTCACCCGCCTCAATACGGAGATCCGCACGGCGCTGGCCAACCCGGCCGTCAAGGAACGCTTCCGTACCCTGGGTTCGGAGACCGACCCCAGCACGCCCGAGGAGTTCCGCGAACTGTCGCGGCGTGAGACCGAGAAGTGGGCCCGCGTGATCAAGGCATCCGGCGCGAAAGTGGATTGA
- a CDS encoding cytochrome-c peroxidase — translation MLKLVIVMVVWASQPATAALLDEPIQPIPPTLKQDPARADIGRLLFRDARLSGNGRVSCASCHDLGKGGVDGRARSMGLNDGLTDINTPTVLNAALNFKQFWNGRADSLEAQIDHVMQSPVEMGSKWEEVVQKVSQDAGYKSAFAAAYKDGVTKANIQNAIATFERTLITPNSRFDKFLRGDANAISATEKAGYAKFKQYGCVACHQGVNVGGNMFQKFGVMGNYFEKRGNPTQADLGRYLVTKVESDKYVFKVPSLRNVALTAPYFHDASAKTLEDAVDIMFRYQLGRVASSEDKESIVRFLGTLTGELGTKP, via the coding sequence ATGTTGAAGCTCGTGATCGTCATGGTCGTCTGGGCATCCCAACCCGCCACTGCGGCCTTGCTCGATGAGCCGATCCAGCCGATTCCGCCGACCCTGAAGCAGGATCCGGCTCGCGCCGACATCGGGCGCCTGCTGTTTCGCGATGCGCGCCTGTCCGGCAATGGCCGTGTGTCTTGCGCCAGCTGCCACGATCTGGGCAAGGGCGGTGTCGATGGTCGCGCGCGTTCCATGGGACTGAATGATGGGCTGACCGACATCAACACCCCGACCGTGCTCAATGCCGCGCTCAATTTCAAGCAGTTCTGGAACGGCCGTGCCGACTCGCTGGAAGCACAAATTGATCACGTCATGCAGAGCCCGGTGGAGATGGGTTCAAAATGGGAAGAAGTCGTCCAGAAAGTGTCGCAGGACGCCGGGTACAAGAGCGCATTTGCGGCTGCCTACAAAGACGGGGTCACCAAAGCGAATATCCAGAACGCCATCGCGACTTTCGAGCGAACCCTGATCACGCCAAATTCGCGCTTTGACAAATTTCTGCGTGGTGACGCCAACGCCATTTCCGCCACCGAGAAAGCCGGATACGCAAAGTTCAAGCAGTATGGATGCGTCGCCTGCCACCAGGGCGTGAATGTGGGCGGCAACATGTTTCAGAAGTTTGGCGTCATGGGCAACTACTTCGAGAAGCGCGGCAATCCGACGCAGGCCGATCTTGGCCGCTATCTCGTCACCAAGGTGGAAAGCGACAAATATGTCTTCAAGGTGCCCAGCCTGCGCAACGTCGCGCTGACCGCGCCCTACTTTCACGATGCCTCGGCGAAGACGCTGGAAGATGCCGTTGACATCATGTTCAGGTACCAGCTCGGCCGTGTCGCCTCCAGCGAGGACAAGGAATCGATCGTCAGGTTTCTGGGCACGCTGACCGGTGAACTGGGCACAAAGCCGTGA
- a CDS encoding ATP-binding protein produces the protein MKEQRPPESPIGPAPAVRKTGLAEKGRFSRLDASMNGFGIRAKVAALTGFCLVFALIATLVLLSWMQVNVNRDREVLASYMRRTELARVQQVNFRKQLQEWKNILLRGHRPEDFESNRRLFLEQERLVQENGKALTGMLTQPALRAREVEFLKAHEELGRRYRNALGVFEQSGRLDFQSADRLVRGMDRVPTDLIDGLVASTANDFEQYKTSHAAVLLDEQRYALGVALSVFLGLMLASHLLARRITRSIHHLTQTVARISAEKDYSLRAQRSSRDELGQLTDGFNEMLAQIQQRNAALQQSHDDLAERVAERDHAEEALLVSQALYHSLVVQLPVGIFRKDAAGRYVFVNPRFCELKHMPADQILGWTAPEICVRESQNATSMWRSELAVQGTMHHEQIMRSGQPVALEETYTGPDGQPQHWQVVKSAVFGPDQAIIGSQGVVLDITERMRTERALRESEEHFRFLNDLAKATRALADPEQIMAVTARMLGEHLGASRCAYADVEKDGEQFAILHDYTDGCMSTVGNYQLSLFGARPVAKLQSGQTLVIRNVETELLPGDGAEMFNAIGIQAIITCPLVKDGILRAMMAVHQTTPRDWTPGEVAIVQEVVERCWATIERRAAEENLRQSEALLHIAGRTARLGGWTVDLPEVRITWSDEMCAIHDVAPGTVPEFEQALSSYAPQSREPLRKAYEACVREGTPFDLEAELITAKGRHVWVRAIGEAERNAAGTITRVQGALQDITARRQAALELEQAHAQLLAASLKADMAEFATGILHDIGNVLNSANVASFCVADSLRKSKAGNLSKVVALLREHENDFGDFFTNNPKGRQVPVYLAQLAGQLAEEQAGALRELAQLQKNLEHIKEVVARQQGLAKTPGATEAVNVPELVEDALRMNLSGAAQHDIEVIRDFKAVPPVRVEKHKVLQILVNLVRNAKQSCEVSGRHEKKLGIHTTRDNDHIRIAVSDNGVGIPPENLARIFSHGFTTKKDGHGFGLHSCALAAAEMGGTLTTHSDGIGQGATFTLELPINAAQDQP, from the coding sequence ATGAAAGAGCAGCGCCCGCCGGAGTCCCCCATCGGCCCCGCCCCTGCGGTCCGGAAAACCGGGCTCGCAGAGAAAGGCCGATTCTCGCGGCTTGACGCGTCCATGAACGGATTTGGCATCAGAGCCAAAGTCGCCGCGCTGACTGGGTTTTGCCTTGTGTTTGCGCTGATCGCCACGCTGGTTCTTCTGTCGTGGATGCAGGTGAATGTCAATCGCGACCGTGAGGTTCTTGCCTCGTACATGCGCCGGACGGAGTTGGCGAGAGTCCAGCAGGTGAATTTCAGAAAGCAGCTGCAAGAATGGAAAAACATCCTGCTAAGAGGCCATCGCCCGGAGGATTTCGAGAGCAACCGTCGATTGTTTTTGGAGCAGGAACGCCTGGTTCAGGAAAACGGGAAAGCCTTGACAGGCATGCTCACCCAACCCGCCCTCCGCGCCAGGGAGGTCGAATTTTTGAAAGCGCATGAAGAACTTGGCCGCCGCTATCGAAACGCCCTGGGGGTCTTCGAGCAAAGCGGAAGACTGGATTTTCAGTCGGCGGATCGCCTGGTTCGCGGGATGGATCGCGTGCCGACCGACTTGATCGACGGGCTCGTGGCATCGACCGCCAACGACTTTGAGCAATACAAGACCTCCCATGCTGCCGTCCTTCTCGATGAACAGCGTTACGCGCTAGGGGTGGCCCTCAGCGTGTTCCTGGGACTCATGCTGGCGAGCCATCTGCTTGCCAGGCGCATCACCCGGTCCATTCATCACCTGACGCAGACGGTAGCCAGAATTTCGGCCGAGAAAGACTATTCGCTCCGCGCGCAACGAAGCAGCCGCGATGAGCTTGGCCAGCTCACGGACGGGTTCAACGAAATGCTCGCCCAAATTCAACAAAGGAATGCCGCTTTGCAGCAGTCCCACGACGATCTCGCGGAGCGGGTCGCCGAGCGCGACCACGCCGAAGAAGCGTTGCTGGTGTCGCAGGCGCTCTATCACTCGCTGGTCGTGCAACTGCCGGTCGGGATTTTCCGCAAGGACGCCGCCGGGCGTTACGTTTTCGTCAACCCCCGGTTTTGCGAGCTCAAACACATGCCGGCGGATCAGATTCTGGGCTGGACCGCGCCGGAGATTTGCGTGCGCGAATCACAGAACGCGACAAGCATGTGGCGCTCCGAGCTGGCCGTCCAGGGGACGATGCACCACGAGCAGATCATGCGAAGCGGGCAGCCGGTCGCACTGGAGGAAACCTACACCGGCCCGGACGGCCAGCCGCAGCACTGGCAGGTTGTCAAATCGGCGGTGTTTGGGCCTGACCAGGCCATCATTGGCAGCCAGGGCGTCGTCCTTGACATCACCGAGCGCATGCGGACGGAGCGCGCCCTGCGCGAGAGCGAAGAACACTTTCGCTTTCTGAACGATCTGGCCAAAGCGACGCGCGCGCTGGCCGATCCGGAGCAGATCATGGCAGTGACGGCGCGCATGCTGGGCGAGCACCTGGGCGCCTCCCGCTGCGCCTACGCAGACGTGGAAAAGGACGGCGAACAGTTCGCCATCCTGCACGACTACACCGACGGCTGCATGAGCACCGTGGGCAATTACCAGCTTTCGCTCTTTGGTGCGCGGCCCGTGGCCAAGCTCCAAAGCGGGCAGACACTGGTCATTCGCAATGTGGAGACGGAGCTTTTGCCGGGCGATGGCGCAGAGATGTTCAATGCCATCGGCATCCAGGCGATCATCACCTGCCCGCTGGTCAAGGATGGCATTCTTCGCGCCATGATGGCCGTGCATCAGACGACACCGCGCGACTGGACCCCGGGCGAAGTCGCCATCGTTCAGGAAGTCGTCGAACGTTGCTGGGCGACGATAGAGCGCAGGGCCGCGGAGGAAAACCTTCGCCAGAGCGAAGCCCTGCTACATATCGCCGGCCGCACCGCCCGGCTGGGCGGCTGGACCGTTGACCTGCCGGAAGTCCGCATCACCTGGTCGGATGAGATGTGCGCCATCCACGACGTGGCACCCGGCACCGTGCCTGAATTTGAGCAGGCCCTGAGTTCCTACGCCCCGCAGTCGCGTGAGCCCCTCCGCAAAGCCTATGAGGCCTGCGTCCGGGAGGGCACGCCCTTCGATCTCGAAGCGGAACTCATCACCGCCAAAGGACGGCATGTCTGGGTTCGCGCCATCGGCGAGGCCGAACGCAATGCCGCCGGCACGATCACGCGGGTGCAAGGGGCGCTTCAGGACATCACCGCACGCAGGCAGGCGGCGCTTGAGCTGGAGCAGGCCCACGCTCAACTGCTGGCAGCATCCCTCAAGGCCGACATGGCGGAATTCGCCACCGGAATCCTGCACGACATCGGCAATGTGCTCAACAGCGCCAATGTCGCGTCTTTTTGCGTGGCTGACAGCCTCAGAAAATCGAAGGCAGGCAATTTGTCCAAAGTGGTCGCGCTGCTGCGGGAGCACGAGAACGATTTTGGCGACTTCTTCACCAACAACCCCAAAGGCAGGCAGGTGCCGGTTTACCTGGCGCAACTGGCCGGGCAACTGGCCGAAGAGCAAGCCGGCGCGCTCAGGGAACTGGCGCAACTGCAAAAGAACCTCGAGCACATCAAGGAGGTTGTGGCGAGGCAGCAGGGGCTGGCCAAAACGCCCGGCGCGACGGAAGCCGTCAATGTGCCCGAGTTGGTGGAAGACGCCTTGCGGATGAACCTGAGCGGGGCGGCGCAGCACGACATTGAAGTCATCAGGGATTTCAAGGCCGTGCCGCCTGTCAGGGTGGAAAAACACAAGGTGCTGCAAATCCTGGTCAACCTGGTTCGCAATGCCAAACAATCCTGTGAAGTTTCAGGCCGCCACGAGAAAAAATTGGGCATCCATACGACCCGTGACAATGATCACATTCGAATCGCGGTCAGTGACAACGGTGTGGGCATACCGCCCGAAAACCTGGCGCGAATCTTTTCCCACGGCTTCACCACCAAAAAGGACGGCCACGGCTTCGGGTTGCACAGCTGCGCACTGGCGGCCGCGGAGATGGGTGGCACCCTCACGACCCACAGCGACGGGATCGGCCAGGGCGCGACCTTCACACTCGAACTTCCGATCAACGCTGCGCAGGACCAGCCATGA